The sequence AACTGAAGCCAAATGTGGCAAGACGGACCCTCCTTCTCGACTCTCATCAGCCATACAGCCACTTTCAGCTCACTATCAGGAGAGAGACATTTTGTAAGAACCTCACTGCATACTTGCTGGTAGGTTTACTCCAACatatctgattttttattttgtatgaaCTTTTTCCAGTCTAGTGTTCAAAATAGTCAAGGTGGCCCATTAAGGGTATTAAATTTCTTTCAAttcttacctttttttttacttcctaaTCTTTTATTCAAACTcttgatgatttttttctgttgcatcacatttgtgtgtgattgtaaggCCATCCTTAGCTACAAAATTAACACTAGGCTACAAAACTTGTATTGCCAATGAATTTTTAAACAGCCATTGGGCCATAAGGAAGAGAGATCTGCTTATAAAAAGCGAAACTTTATTTACTCATATAGTTCCACTGAATTCCTGATGAATTCATGAATAACTtctattttgttgtttgttagAAACTTAATATTTAATTCGGCCTGAATTGATTTGAGTCTTTCACATCTGCAAAAAGTCTctttaagtatttattttttatataacttCAGCCAGACTTCAAGGACAAGCTGAGTCCTATCTTGATGTCAATGAGCTACAGCCTGGTGAACACCCATGAAGCAATGCTACAAGGACAGAATGTTGTAGTTGGCCAGGTGGGAAATGCAAGTCTTATAGAACAGAAATATTCTTCTTATTTTaggtacagaaaaaaaatatctcttacacacacacacacactctttccctCTCAGACACAGATAGTTCTTGACTGTGGTGAAGATAACATCTGCATCCCTGAACTAAAGCTTGCAGCCAAGGCGTAAGCATTAAAACCTCTTTCAAATGAACACTATTACAGTACTAATTTTATTTCCATGATGAAAGTTATCCTTACTTTGGTCCTGATCTACACTGACAGGCGAACAGATCCTCTCCTGATTGGGGATGAGAACCCGGCTCTCCTGATCGTCACTGCTGAGAATCGTGGTGAAGGAGCGTATGAGACAGAACTGTATGTCCAGCTTCCACCTCAAACCCATTATCATGGTGTGTTaagtgatgaggaggtgagggCTGTTTCTCTCACTGCTGAAGTGCACTTGGCTGTACACATAATTAATGGAAGGAAATACATGAGAAATGTTTTACTTAACCTTCACATTGCGTTTGGGCTCCTAAAAATACCTGACTTCTATACCACAGTTTCCATGGTTTAAAATTGTAAATGGTTTTATTGTAAATTTTGTTATCTGTGActtatgttataacagctgtaaacagCCCTTCCATCGACACGCATtcgttttctctcttcttttaaGTGACtgagacaaaaaagaaagcttGTCATATTGCTAAGAAGCCACAAAGTCTTCAGTCCTGAAGAATTCATGTCAGAAAACACTTGCTGTTTTCAAagcactgatactgaagactCTTTTCATAAAACTCCTGTAAACTTTCTATAAAACCTAAAACACAGCAAATTCTGATATTTTGGTTCATTTTGCAGGGCTTTAGTCGTCTTCTTTGTGGTCCAAAGAAAGACAATGGTTCTGTCATTGTGATTTGTGAACTGGGCAACCCAATGAAAGCTAATCAGAAGGTAAGAAAAACAGGGCTCATGCTGAGATACACATACTTTTTCCCCCAAATCATTTTACCATACACTTACTGGAACTTACTGTCAATTCTTTAGTGTCTCTTTGAACTCTTTTGTAGATCATGGCCGGTCTGTATTTCAGCATGGGTGGACTGGAGGAGGTCGAGACCCATGTGTCCTTCCATTTACAAATTAAAAGGCAAGAGCATCCTTTATGCACCATGTTGCTTGGTTTTCTGACGTGAATTCTTCATAGTAATTATCTTGCTTCCTTCCCAGTAGTCTGTTATCTTGACATTGTTGtgctaataatttttttttcccgaaGATCATAGCAGCAATGCTTGAATGTTTGTTCTCCTTCATTAATCATTAGCAAGAACAGTCTGAAACCAGACAGCAACAGAGTGGAAGTGAAGATCAATGTTCAGGCTGTGGCTTTGCTGGAGATGCGGGGGTGAGTGAGCTTAGTTTGAACTTCTTGTTCTTCAAGCtgcgtttttgtttttgttgttgttgcaccTAGCCCTGCAGTTCAATGTATGATATTCACTGCACAAGTGTATTAATTAATGtgaatgttattattaatatgacTGTTAAGAATCTTATCTATGAATGCTTTGCTGGTATAGGTAGCAGATTGTAGTTAAGaagcattttaattttatttatcttcttaATTGCAGAGCCTCCTCTCCTTCCGAGAGCGTCATGCCAATTGCCAAATGGGAACCAAAAGATTCCCCAAAGGATTTGGAAGATGTGGGCCCCCTTGTAGAGCATGTTTATGAGGTGCCAAAGAATGTGCAGTACAAtatcttttttccttttagcAAATCTGTTCAGTCTTGCATGGCCGTTTATCGTCACCAACAAGAATTTCAAAACCAAAAAATCTGGTTTCTACAATGTCAAACATGTTTACTCCAAATCTCAGGGTTCCTTTGGGTTCTACGTTCACCTCTTACCTGACAAATACACAACAGAGGATGGATTGACTaggtgtgaatgtttgtgtgaatgtctgtgtgccTGTGGTAGACAGGAATCCCATCAGCACTCTATTCTCCACTGTTTCTTCAAATCTGATAGATTCCAAATCCACCTTTCCCCAGACCAGCATGAAGTGgttcctgaagatgaatgaataaacatgtTCAAAATTTTAGAAACAGTTTTAAGATGCGTAGTAAATATCCTGTGACACTGATACTCTGGTAGTCAGTTCAATACCAAGAACTAGCAGATTATAATTCTTATAATGCTCCAGGACTCCCATAAACTCTTGGAAAAAGATGTTCCTGTCTGCGCCCTGATGGGTTCTTTGGTTTATCTTTTCCTTAATTTGTTCTATGAAGAACTATACAACAGGCAGAGTCTTTTCAGTAACACATTCTTCAGTGGGTCTTTGGATAGTTATCTTTCTAACATGGGGATACAATTTGAACCTTTTCTAATCAAttataatactgtaaaaaaaaaaaaagataatattcTATATTGAATTTTACAGTTCTACAGTTCTGCAACACTTACAGTtctacattttttgtttttcaagaaTGTTGAAATGCTGTAGATTCGCCTGTAGATAAGTCGTTTACCAATGTGAACCTAGTTAATGAGACAAAGATTGTAAAAGGTCATTGAGGGatcgttctggataagggcatctgtcaaatactatgaatgtaaatgtgagCTGATTATATAAGCCTAATGAGTTATGTTTATACAAATGGATTCGAAGTAATTGCAAATAGTCAAcataccatccatccatccattgtctatacccgcttattcctaattagggtcacgggggtctgctggagcctatcccagcgcacatagggcaaaaggcaggggtacaccctggacaggtcgccagtccctcgcagggccacatatagatagataaccacacacacctttttaatttagaattaccgatcaacctgatgtacatgtttttggactgtgggaggaaaccggagtacccccatgcagaacatgcaaactccacacagacaggcccctgcctgttcaaacccaggaccttcttgctgtaaggcaacagtgctaaccactaagccaccctaGTCAACATGCCCTCTAGGATTTTAAGGAAACCATTTTGAGGTGCAACATTTTGACACGTTTTTCACCCGCCTTTCAAAGGAGAACTGGTTTGCTCATGACTGTTACTTGAAGAACGTTTTGATTCAGAATGGAAACTCTGACTCCAGCTTCCTGCCTAGTCAAATGTGAACAGATAATAATACGGATTCTGCCCTATGGCTAAGTTAAGGCaaagtgttgttagtgttgatatcgttgtgtgtgctgtgacatttaaagaaatttaaagaacttacccatgctccTTTGTGCTGTTAGTTGAGGAACAAAGGGCCAAGTACAGTCAAGGTGAAGCTGGAGCTACATTTCCCAGTACAACAGAATGGCTCTTATGTGCTCTATGTGTTCAGCAACGCCTCAGAGGAGCTTCTAACATGCAGCACAGACCCTTCTGAGATCGATCGCCTCGGGGTGAGAATGCCACCTGCTGGCCAAAGCTTATGATGCATTATACATTTCCCATCAATtcaaatattttctatttattataattacagtGTATTGCAATTTAAATTCCTTTTTGACTCGATATTTTGATATAAGTTTGTATTAACACATTGCATTTTCTgacaaatatttaatttttcccATTTTGGAATCTTAATTTCATATCTAGACATCCAAACATGCTTTACATTGGggtgattttctttctttctttctttctttctttctttctttctttctttctttctttctttctttctttctttctattacATGACTGTAGATTACCGGAGAGAAAAAAATTTATAGTATTGACTCCATGTCAGTGTGAAAAGCAATCACATCTgtgaaaaaatgaaagagaataGACATATTTCTTTCATTAGTGACAGGCAATGTGCCACAAAGAGAAACAAAGCTCATCTTATGTCATTTGATCtcctttattaaataaataaataaataaataaataaataaataaataaataaataaataaataaataaataaatgaatggaagaaaagaaaacaatcagGGATCTGGGATCAAATTTAAGTGAAAATAACAATCCATGAATCTCATGTCTGACACCAATGCTGCCACAAACGACAATACAATTATATATCTACACATTCTCTGTATGCTAGAACATCTGTAACAGGCACAGAACTGAATAATTTTAGTTTCTTGTTGATTCCTTAATGCATTTTTCCTGTTCTTATCCATAGCTTGTGAAGCCAGACTTTATTAATACATCTGTGGTTCCTGTTCATCATTTTAACAAACGGGAGGCGGAGgcagaggagcaggaggagcaggaggtgCCTGAACAGCATCACCAAGCAACCGTGCATGTGGTAAGGACTTGTTAACCTTAGACACATTGGAAAGTACAATTTTGGATGACTGAGTTGTAGTTATAAATCTATACCATCAGAGGGGGCTGTTgtctaaaacataaaaatgacatGTCACGTAGCATACCAAACATTGTGGATAAAACTAAGAATGTTATGTATTTGCTTTTAAGATTATGTTAAGTGCTTATTTGTATGTTAAGACGACCAGTACTGGGAACAATAAATATCAGTTTTTTGTTCCCTGTGGGAGAGCCTATGCCAGGTTAAACATGCACTACAGCTCgtgttttaatgtaaaatgactgaaaatagaCTGAAAGTTCTGTATAGAACTATATATTGTttacaaacaatacaaaaagGCACTCTGCtcaaatttaaaatttaaaatttaaaataatataaaataatacatttttacatgCAAATAATATCCAGCTGCAGGTCCAGGCAAGTTTCAACTTGCAAACTAAGCCTCATTATTGTCAAAGACCCCTGCTGAGCAAAAGTCCTGTGATGGACATAGAGCCTGGTAGAGCAGAAACCACTGATTTGGCAAATCCCATGGGTGAATTAAAGCTTCCAACTAGGCAAAGTTCCAGGCACCACTTCTGGGCAAAGCCCTATATAAAACAGAAGCTCTTGTTGGGAAATGTCCTATTTGGGCAAATGCAAAAGCCTCCTGTTGGGCAAAGTCCCATGATGGGTTTTAGCCTGCTTCTGGCAACGGCCCAGTGTGGCTAAGGCCTTGTGCTGCGCAAAGCCCAATTTAGAGCTTCCTGCTGGCTAAAGTCCTATGTAGAGCAGAAGACCTTTTTTGGGCATTGTCTGGTTGCTAAAATCCCATGCTGGTCATAGTCTGCTGCTAGCCAAAAGTCATATGGTAAACCAGGGACAAATGCTGGTTTCTCTAAGTATGAATGCCCCTGGTAGGGCAGAAGCCTCCTAATGGGCACAGTCTTGTATTGCACAGGAGCCCCCAGCTGGAAAGGGCCCCATTTTAAGTATAGGCCCTGGTTGACCAAAGGCCTCCCAGTGGGCAAAGCCCTACTGGACAAAAGTATTAAATGATTTTAAGGAGTATTAGAGAATACCCACAGTAGACCCCACAGGAGAGCAATTTGCAAATATCCAAAACAAACCATAGGAGACTTTTTAGATGCCCCTTGTGGTTGGATATTGCAAGTTTGAATCCTGTTGACGTGATAGCCGTCTGTGTCCAAGAGAGCAAAACTGGGTATGCTCTTTGGGTGGAGGGATGACAACTTTCTCCCCTGTCAATTACAGCAACACTAGCAACTCATGGGCATCTGTGAACTCTTGCAAGTAAAAGAGGGCAAATTCCTCTGAGGGTTATGCTGCCCTATGATGCAGCATAAGCAGCAGTTGTGGTTGCCTGGCTTCACATGTCTCCAGAGAAGCATATGTTAACCCTTACCCTCCCTGGTTAGTAGCTGTTGAGTGATAGGGAAAAGCTGACTGGACCAATTTAGGGAGACAGtggaaaaaaagctttatttatttatttatttatttatttatttatttgtaatgtcCATAGCATTTGAAAGATCATTTTGAACAATCATTTTGatactgaattatttaaaaaataattcaatatgTTTCAATATCAATATTCAAATTAATAtctgttaatatatttttttgtatatacacttttatatttgttaCTTGTAATAATGAAGGGGCATCTGAATACTTACATTAAATTTTAAATCATTTCGATAAAGGCATGTGAACTATTGTATACAATTGtataactctttttaccagaggccaaaaaaatggCACCTGTTTCAGGGTGTCGatattcagcattgaatttcattgacatgtcacactccacagtggtgggtAATGGCTCATATGAGAGCAGACACTAAGGGTTAAgcacatgtttatattttcaaagtaaatggtgttCATTAGCATCTAAAACTTGAAGGCATTACCTTCAACCATTAAAATCCtatgtaaggttatcccaacagaggtaCAAAAAGTCTCACCCTGGAcaccaacagtgtcctgactaattttataccAGACTTGCTGcgataaattaattcatttgtttatactgatagaaaatgtctgataagttgaTTTCCATTCCGCTGGCAGACTGGGacgccagtgtactggtaaatgAAGGTGGAAATTGCTTGTGTAAGGTCCAGTAAGTAGCTGTATTTTTGTCTCGGTTCAGAATTGCTCCACTGAGCCTTGTTTGGTGTTCAGCTGTGAAACTACAGAACTACAGAGAGATGCCAGAGCCATTGTGAGAGTGGCGGCACGCTTATGGGTTAAAACCTTCTTACAGGTGAGGAAACGAAAAGTAATTTCACATCAGTTTTAGTTTCAGTTCTGGtatgttgattcatttttaataaaagctgCTCTGAGAGTGCTGCTCAGGTTCATGTTCGAATGAATGCACTTATTCTAATACTGGGCTGTTGATTATagctaaaaaaattattaagaTGATACAgttttaatgataaaaaaatcaaaaaatggATTTATGAATTATTCACTTAATTTTTTTCAGAGCCCTAATGTGAACTACGTCCTCGTGTCCACTGCTCACTATGAGGTAGTAAGCATGCTGTCCAAGATCCAACCAAGTGTCTTGCCTAGTGGACAAGCAGAGGTAAGCATGTATAACACTAAGTACACactaaatatattcatattttcagTAAAGACAAACTTATCTCCCAATCTTCAATGAAAAGAATGTAAGAAAAGACCTGTGCTCTGTATTAGACAAACACCAGTGTGGTTTGGAGGCGTCCTGGTGGCCTGGAGGCAGTGCCAGTGGGGTGGATTGTGGTGTCCATAATTGCTGGCCTCCTGCTCCTGGCTTTGCTGAGCTTCATCTTCTGGAAGGTACATGTATGATGTAAACACTAGAGAGCATCTTGTGATCACTTTGCATGCCACACAGTAACAACATATGGAGAGATGGTTCCTTTTTATGAATACGTATGTCCTGCGGTTCGAGATGGTGTCCTAAGGTGCATCTGTTTTGCAGATTGGATTTTTCAAACGCAACCGTCCACCAACTGATGATGACAGCAATGAGACATGTCATGAGCTGAATGAAGAAGAATCACAGTATGCAGATGTCTCACTTAAAGACTAGTCCTGAAATAATTACAGCAAACACAAAGCATATACCAAATGatatgtttttattgtgtaatgtgtgccCTACTATTCAAAAGTGTGTGAACACCTGTATGTTGtcaagttgttgtttttttccccaacaatattgttgaattctcaattgGTCAAAATGTGTTAATTCAATTTCTATCGCCTCAGCTCGGACAGTAGACCTAACTTCAAGGCAAATCACAGATTTGTATCAATGCGCTTATTCTAACGTTGCAATATTAACAACATAAACACGATTCGTAGGTGGAAACAGACTGTAACTGTTATGTAACTGTAGATATATTGAAGTTGTTTGTGAGGAGACATTTcgtttttattatgtttttgagTCTGAAGTAAGTCAGAGGCTAAACTAGTTAGTGTGGGCAAACTGATGGTGGTGTAaaaggaatgaaacacttcaggttgtgatgttattggaaaataagcTTAATAAACTTCAGGGTGGTAACAGTACCTCTTCTCACagaataacaaataaaacaatattaaacaAAAAGTCTTTGTATTAATTGATGGGTTCATGGGTTAAttgatgggttcccttctgagcctggggttcctctctctctctctctctctctctctctctctctctatatatatatatatatatatatatatatatccctatatatatatatatatatatatatatatatatatatatgttactgcTGATCCTGCTGTTAATCCAGTCTTGGTACTGAGATGTTCTGGTGTACACATCGGGACTTTTTCACTTCTTGTTCttgaattttattatattagtgtatgtgtgtgtctgatttgcATCTTCATATAAAGTTTCAGGATTGTAACTGATGCTGTAGGTTATTTATTCAAATCTTCTTCAACTTGAAGCCCAAGGACACTTAAATGTTTCACAGTAATTTACTGGCCACCGGACCACATTGTTCTACTAGCCTGCACTGATTCAATAAAATCTTTAAGTGCAAGTTAATTCAGTGGATGAAGTGGCTTGTAATAGCTAGTTGAGCTAGAGCCTCAGTTTAATTACAGAGGAGAAGGTtatccctatatatatatatatatatatatatatatgttactgcTGATCCTGCTGTTAATCCAGTCTTGGTACTGAGATGTTCTGGTGTACACATCGGGGAAATTGGGTAAAATGCAGCCATTGCCAATGCTCAAAATCCCACCCTGAATCCTGACTCCACTGACCTTGACCACGAGTGCACCTCCAGAATCACCCTGCATGGACAACAAGCTGTTAGCTACATATCTGATTGTTCTATTTTCTTTGACACTGTACTGTGAGCAGAAATATTATGACCTTTCTTAAGTTGAGTTTCTTACCTGTATaaaatttttttccttctctgtttctctgcttctgtaaagctgctttgagagacaatgtccattatacaaataaattgaattgaattgaaaattgccCTTCAAGTTGGCCAAGGCTTATAGATTTAAATAGATCTGATTAGTTTTACTGTggcaatttaaaataattcacatTAATTTTATGTCAAAAATAATTTCACGtaagagaaatgaataaatcagatAATGAGGCTCTATAATAGCTTTAGGTGTAACAGCAGAGGGCGCGTGAGCGCTCCGCACCAGTACGGGAGCGCGCCTGCCTGCGCCTGAACCGCCTGCGCGCGCACAACCTCCCTCCCTGCACAGGACAATAGAGGCGcggagaagggaagggaagagaaggggGCAGAGTGGGCATCTCCGGATCAGCACTTCTCTGTGCTTCATCCAGAGCAGTAAACATGGACGAAAGGGCGCCTCGGGCACTTCTGTGATGTTGCTGTAAGAATGCCGCCGCCGCGGATTTCCCGAGTCTTCGCCTTTTCGCTTCTGTTGTGCGGCGTTTGGCTGAAATCCGCAGCGGAGCGAGGAGCAGTTGGTGAGTTGTTCAGCTGCACTTTATGGCATTTCGGGGCTTGTAGCATCGATAACGCGGTGTGCGCGCGCTAGTTTTTAATCTTGAACCCAGGAATTACGAAGGAACTTTGTTGCGGGTTAAAGAAAGATCAAGATCTCTTCTGGCTCGGAGTTTAAACAGGGTTCAGGATGTTCACCTTCTGAGCTTCTGGGTGAGGGTCACATTTTTCCTGATCAGCTATCACAGATATGATTTCGTAAAACTTACTGAACCCTAGATATACTCCAGAGGCAACTATAAATGGTACAGCAAACAGCTGTTACATATTCACAGTAAAGTACTGTGAGATCATAGTTACACATCTGTACATAGTACAAAAGAACGCATAAGCCGGTAGATCTGATCATTTGGCTAACACTTTTTCATGCAGTACAGCTAATGTGAAGCTTAAGGACCCAAACatggcagattggtggtgttgggatTGGAACACATAACCTTCTCCTCTGTAATTAAACTGAGGCTCTAGCTCAACTAGCTATTACAAGCCACTTCATCCACTGAATTAACTTGCACTTAAAGATTTTATTGAATCAGTGCAGGCTAGTAGAACAATGTGGTCCGGTGGCCAGTAAATTACTGTGAAACATTTAAGTGTCCTTGGGCTTCAAGTTGAAGAAGATTTGAATAAATAACCTACAGCATCAGTTACAATCCTGAAACTTTATATGAAGATgcaaatcagacacacacatacactaatataataaaattcaaGAACAAGAAGTGAAAAAGtccaaaatcaagcaaacttcTTCACAAAACATATAGTTCTCCGGGATGCATTCAACTCAGTCGAAAATCTGTGGTTAAAAGTGTGACATGGTTAAATGTCTCAACTTGTGCTTTGATTTAACATCATCCACCATGTTCATATCCGAACACGTACATGTACACTTAACGGATCAAAAAACGTGCAATATTTTATCGTGTCTATTATTCCGACACACTGGAATTCAGTTCCAGACAAACATTATTGCCACTTTATCTGCATCCACCGTTGAACAGCTGCCTCGAAAAGTCACACCCAGTCCATCCATACCTCTGGATTGATTCCTGACCAGTTTTCTGTCCAgatctgttataataataataaaaaaatcttcatcAATGCTTTGATAAAGTTTTGTAAAGTTTAATCTCCGTCCAaaaatttcacattttcactAAACATTGCAGCGTGTCAGATGATCATAtccattgtattatattatggtAATGCAGCAATAATACTGATGCTGATGAACAGATACCCTGGGAAGGACAATGGGTAATATTTagctaaataaaatatctaGTATCTATTATGCTTCATGTTGCTTTAATCATTAAGCACTAAGTTTAGGGAATCATTTTTTGAGGCGCTGGCCCCCCAGTTCAGTCCGTTGGAGTTGTTTGTGTAAACTGTTTGCAGGAACTCTTTACTTCCGCAGGGACATTAGGGGAATATTAATGTGATCTGTGAGCCTTTCCTCTGCCtccactctgtttctctctctccatgagcTTATGGCAAGCGACGCTTCTGTGACTCATTTGCTTGCGGTTGCACATGCCACAAAGTAACCACCGGCTCTTCCTAAACGCAGGGCTCTCAGCCTCAGATATTTTGTCCTAATCCTTTGAAATCTTTTCTGGTTTTTAGGCATTACGTGAATCTTTCTTGTTATAAACTTGTAATTGTTAGTTTATTATTTCAAAcagtttctaaaaaaaaaaaaaaatctggacgTAGAGAAATTTGGACCACTGAAGAAAAGTGAAAACTAAAAAAACGCCATTTGTAggcaattaaatattttaataacaaacagACGAGGATGTTGAATTTTCTAGGTTAAATAAGAGTTATAGGTGTTACACAGTACAGAGTAGTTGCTTTCTTTTATGAATCCAAGGAATTAGTTCTTAGCTGCCTCAGACATTTCAGCcctgttctttttttctgagtTTTACTGGTGAAACTACTGAATTTTGGCTGCAGTTTTGGATAACGTTATCTTTTAATCTTtctttgtgtcactgtgggcatAAAATGCTGCTTgatcagttcctccaggattttgcaGTCACAGAATTAAGCACAAAATCAACCAAACTCCGCAATATCCCGAGAAGCTTGCAATTTTTTCCGTAGGTTTGGTCCAAGACCAGTCGTGTGGCGTCTTTACAACTCAAATTCAGCTAAAAATCTGTTCCATTCATGTGCGTCAGATATaagtacagctatcatagaaagttATTGCGTAAatttctgcaaaaaaataaaaaaggatgcATCACGTATAGAATATTCTTTAACATTTCTTTTGAAATTCTTTGGAAAAGAAAGCAGCTGCATGCTGCTGATGGTATAAAGCCATGTTGTAAGTTCGGAAATGTTCTGTTGAAAATAAACCTTTCTGAATACACACGATTTTAATAAAGCGTAGAGCGACAGCAGTTTTTGGAAACCATTTCCGGATAAGCGTTGTCATATCAGCTCCCAGGAGCCCCACTGGTGCATATTTAGTCACGGGTACATGCCTTCTGCAGCTTTAATGACATGATGCCCTGTTTAATTTGGCCAGGAAGCAGCCATGTGCATGCGCACAGTGAgggaacattattattattgtaatgtaAATCAGCAGAAAAGctcattattttattagcaCTAGGACTGGGTCTTAATTGATTTTCTCTTCTGGTGGGAAAAGAAAAGATATGGCATCATAATACTGAGCTAATTAATGTTATGGATGTTTGAAAACGcagatattgtgtatgtagacattattgtgcatttttatttacggcatttggcagatgctcttatccacaGCGACTTAGACATTTGTCTAATTTATACAGCTAAAACATTTAAGGGTTTAAAGGATTAAGGGCCTAcctcaggggcccagcattggcagccccgggatttgaactcacaaccactCAGCCCCCAGTTAGAGCTTGTAATTATTAACTTCTGTTACTTGCAATACTTGAAAAGTTTAGCTTAGTAATGAATTTGTAGGGTTAGCTAAACTGCTTTTTCTAGTAGACAGAGAAGTcattatttgtcatatatacattacagctcagtgaaaatctttctttgcTTATCTCATTCTTGGAGGT comes from Hemibagrus wyckioides isolate EC202008001 linkage group LG02, SWU_Hwy_1.0, whole genome shotgun sequence and encodes:
- the itga2b gene encoding integrin alpha-IIb isoform X2, whose product is MDNDEAMNTPVGNCQLLNMLTGEIANYAPCRGTEVENIYNARKNFNDRRYCEAGFSSDITEHGRVILGAPGGYFFQGQIITTSLQNIMSSGRTFSPIHSMKDEQASYELPNKYDIYLGYSVAVGHLTADNVPDYVASAPLDQNAAGSVKIYDGAYALRYNFRSIMTLMGSQVASYFGHCVAVTDVNSDGRDDILVGAPLFMEHLSTHKLREVGQVYVYLQKEGYRFSQKPDQTLSGTHSYGHFGITIAPLGDINYDGFNDVAVGAPGAGDGGLVFIYMGQSHGLNPQYGQVIKSPFQSLAPAFGFSIRGGTDIDNNGYPDVIVGAWGADKVAIYRSKAVVMTKAQLSFLPDFLQPDEKSCQLQGSPVSCFKIIMCISVSGYRIPEEIVLNVELQLDKLKPNVARRTLLLDSHQPYSHFQLTIRRETFCKNLTAYLLPDFKDKLSPILMSMSYSLVNTHEAMLQGQNVVVGQTQIVLDCGEDNICIPELKLAAKARTDPLLIGDENPALLIVTAENRGEGAYETELYVQLPPQTHYHGVLSDEEGFSRLLCGPKKDNGSVIVICELGNPMKANQKIMAGLYFSMGGLEEVETHVSFHLQIKSKNSLKPDSNRVEVKINVQAVALLEMRGASSPSESVMPIAKWEPKDSPKDLEDVGPLVEHVYELRNKGPSTVKVKLELHFPVQQNGSYVLYVFSNASEELLTCSTDPSEIDRLGLVKPDFINTSVVPVHHFNKREAEAEEQEEQEVPEQHHQATVHVNCSTEPCLVFSCETTELQRDARAIVRVAARLWVKTFLQSPNVNYVLVSTAHYEVVSMLSKIQPSVLPSGQAETNTSVVWRRPGGLEAVPVGWIVVSIIAGLLLLALLSFIFWKIGFFKRNRPPTDDDSNETCHELNEEESQYADVSLKD